From Taeniopygia guttata chromosome 29, bTaeGut7.mat, whole genome shotgun sequence, a single genomic window includes:
- the DDN gene encoding dendrin isoform X2, whose amino-acid sequence MGTLWWAPSPGTGMAAGCWPEPPWTYRRIAGEYAYLEKRFVAELAPPWPPVPSNPPCRLQDFTARPRVPPTPCPPRQLEGPGGSGPWGGHPVPAPRPPVSGDKLGPPTYEVHMQRVHAAHARRGAPPPYIAPPAYDGPHRTLQLRPPRGPRSPPPAPRARRAVPGGWSHTLPRAATEAKHRLSPGGPGTPRHCQTLPRAATGRERVPGRGRGQRGTGGHVLIDATRVVVRAQYVPPPQRQQVRYARGSLGPGTPPRSPSVPSGVGSPSAAPSPPRQPSGGPGQSPGGCRGGRGRRPVLYAQALREAVSRIRRHTAPDSDSDAEGSVGGSRQRLCRDPRAYSSSSSSLESTGAAPGAASPTPA is encoded by the exons ATGGGGACCCTCTGGTGGGCACCAAG CCCGGGGACCGGCATGGCTGCGGGGTGCTGGCCCGAGCCCCCCTGGACCTACCGCCGCATCGCCGGGGAGTACGC GTACCTGGAGAAGCGCTTTGTGGCCGAGCTGGCCCCCCCCTGGCCCCCAGTGCCCTCCAACCCCCCTTGTCGCCTGCAGGACTTCACCGCCCGGCCCCGGGTAccccccaccccctgccccccgCGACAGCTCGAGGGGCCAGGGGGCAGTGGACCCTGGGGGGGACACCCTGTGCCCGCGCCTCGGCCCCCGGTGTCGGGGGACAAGCTGGGCCCCCCCACCTACGAGGTGCACATGCAGCGGGTGCACGCAGCCCACGCCCGCCGTGGGGCACCCCCCCCTTACATCGCACCCCCCGCCTATGACGGTCCCCACCGCACCCTGCAGCTCCGGCCCCCGCGGGGACCCCGCAGCCCCCCGCCGGCACCGCGGGCCCGGAGGGCTGTACCGGGGGGCTGGAGCCACACACTGCCCCGGGCGGCCACCGAGGCCAAGCACCGGCTGTCCCCAGGAGGGCCCGGCACCCCCCGGCACTGCCAGACGCTGCCGCGGGCAGCAACCGGCCGGGAGCGGGTGCCGGGGCGCGGGAGGGGGCAGCGGGGCACGGGGGGACACGTCCTCATCGATGCCACCCGCGTGGTGGTCCGGGCCCAGTACGTGCCACCCCCGCAGCGACAGCAGGTCCGCTATGccaggggctccctggggcctgGCACCCCTCCTCGCAGTCCCTCCGTGCCCTCCGGGGTTGGCAGCCCTTCTGCCGCTCCCTCGCCCCCCCGGCAGCCCTCCGGCGGCCCGGGACAGAGCCCGGGGGGCTGCCGGGGTggccgcgggcggcggccgGTGCTGTACGCCCAAGCGCTGCGCGAAGCCGTGTCCCGCATCCGCCGGCACACGGCGCCCGACTCGGACTCGGATGCCGAGGGCAGCGTGGGGGGGTCCCGGCAGCGGCTCTGCCGAGACCCCCGCGcctacagcagcagcagcagcagcctggagagcaccggagccgccccgggcgccgccagccccaccccggCCTGA
- the DDN gene encoding dendrin isoform X1, translating into MLGGPERGAGRLRICERTKLVLVEIDTVACCSPGTGMAAGCWPEPPWTYRRIAGEYAYLEKRFVAELAPPWPPVPSNPPCRLQDFTARPRVPPTPCPPRQLEGPGGSGPWGGHPVPAPRPPVSGDKLGPPTYEVHMQRVHAAHARRGAPPPYIAPPAYDGPHRTLQLRPPRGPRSPPPAPRARRAVPGGWSHTLPRAATEAKHRLSPGGPGTPRHCQTLPRAATGRERVPGRGRGQRGTGGHVLIDATRVVVRAQYVPPPQRQQVRYARGSLGPGTPPRSPSVPSGVGSPSAAPSPPRQPSGGPGQSPGGCRGGRGRRPVLYAQALREAVSRIRRHTAPDSDSDAEGSVGGSRQRLCRDPRAYSSSSSSLESTGAAPGAASPTPA; encoded by the exons ATGCTGGGGGGTCCGGAGCGGGGTGCGGGGCGCCTGCGGATCTGCGAGCGGACCAAGCTGGTGCTGGTGGAGATCGACACGGTGGCGTGTTGCAGCCCGGGGACCGGCATGGCTGCGGGGTGCTGGCCCGAGCCCCCCTGGACCTACCGCCGCATCGCCGGGGAGTACGC GTACCTGGAGAAGCGCTTTGTGGCCGAGCTGGCCCCCCCCTGGCCCCCAGTGCCCTCCAACCCCCCTTGTCGCCTGCAGGACTTCACCGCCCGGCCCCGGGTAccccccaccccctgccccccgCGACAGCTCGAGGGGCCAGGGGGCAGTGGACCCTGGGGGGGACACCCTGTGCCCGCGCCTCGGCCCCCGGTGTCGGGGGACAAGCTGGGCCCCCCCACCTACGAGGTGCACATGCAGCGGGTGCACGCAGCCCACGCCCGCCGTGGGGCACCCCCCCCTTACATCGCACCCCCCGCCTATGACGGTCCCCACCGCACCCTGCAGCTCCGGCCCCCGCGGGGACCCCGCAGCCCCCCGCCGGCACCGCGGGCCCGGAGGGCTGTACCGGGGGGCTGGAGCCACACACTGCCCCGGGCGGCCACCGAGGCCAAGCACCGGCTGTCCCCAGGAGGGCCCGGCACCCCCCGGCACTGCCAGACGCTGCCGCGGGCAGCAACCGGCCGGGAGCGGGTGCCGGGGCGCGGGAGGGGGCAGCGGGGCACGGGGGGACACGTCCTCATCGATGCCACCCGCGTGGTGGTCCGGGCCCAGTACGTGCCACCCCCGCAGCGACAGCAGGTCCGCTATGccaggggctccctggggcctgGCACCCCTCCTCGCAGTCCCTCCGTGCCCTCCGGGGTTGGCAGCCCTTCTGCCGCTCCCTCGCCCCCCCGGCAGCCCTCCGGCGGCCCGGGACAGAGCCCGGGGGGCTGCCGGGGTggccgcgggcggcggccgGTGCTGTACGCCCAAGCGCTGCGCGAAGCCGTGTCCCGCATCCGCCGGCACACGGCGCCCGACTCGGACTCGGATGCCGAGGGCAGCGTGGGGGGGTCCCGGCAGCGGCTCTGCCGAGACCCCCGCGcctacagcagcagcagcagcagcctggagagcaccggagccgccccgggcgccgccagccccaccccggCCTGA
- the PRKAG1 gene encoding 5'-AMP-activated protein kinase subunit gamma-1 produces MEDPGPEPDRGPGPGPAAESPAELSPPGLEGDTHRGAYTAFMKSHRCYDLIPTSSKLVVFDTSLQVKKAFFALVTNGVRAAPLWDSKKQSFVGMLTITDFINILHRYYKSPMVQIYELEEHKIETWREVYLQDSFKPLVCISPNASLFDAVSSLIRNKIHRLPVIDPDSGNTLYILTHKRILKFLKLFIAEVPKPEFMARTLEELRIGTYSNIAVVGTSTPIYVALGIFVQHRVSALPVVDDSGRVVDIYSKFDVINLAAEKTYNNLDVTVTRALQHRSHYFEGVLKCYKHETLETIINRLVEAEVHRLVVVDESDVVKGIVSLSDILQALVLPQGP; encoded by the exons GGGACACTCACCGCGGTGCCTACACCGCCTTCATGAAATCCCATCGCTGCTACGACCTGATCCCCACCAGCTCCAAACTGGTCGTCTTCGAcacatccctgcag GTGAAGAAGGCGTTCTTCGCGCTGGTCACCAACGGTGTCCGGGCAGCCCCGCTCTGGGACAGCAAAAAGCAAAGTTTTGTAG GAATGCTGACCATCACCGACTTCATCAACATCCTGCACCGCTACTACAAATCCCCCATG gtGCAGATCTATGAGCTGGAGGAACATAAAATAGAGACGTGGAGAG AGGTTTATCTGCAAGACTCCTTCAAGCCACTGGTCTGCATTTCCCCCAATGCCAG CCTGTTTGACGCCGTCTCCTCCCTGATCCGGAACAAGATCCATCGCCTGCCTGTCATCGACCCCGACTCAGGGAACACGCTCTACATCCTCACCCACAAACGCATCCTCAAGTTCCTCAAGCTCTTT ATCGCAGAGGTGCCCAAGCCTGAGTTCATGGCGCGGACGTTGGAGGAGCTGCGGATCGGCACCTACAGCAACATCGCCGTGGTTGGCACCAGCACCCCCATCTACGTGGCCCTGGGCATCTTCGTGCAGCACCGCGTCTCCGCGCTGCCCGTGGTCGATGACTCGG ggcGCGTGGTGGACATCTACTCCAAATTTGATGTTATT AACCTGGCAGCTGAAAAGACCTACAACAACCTGGACGTGACGGTGACGCGGGCGCTGCAGCACCGCTCCCACTATTTCGAGGGTGTCCTCAAGTGTTACAAGCACGAGACGCTGGAAACCATCATCAACCGCCTGGTCGAGGCCGAG gtCCACCGGCTGGTGGTGGTGGATGAGAGTGATGTGGTTAAAGGGATCGTCTCCCTCTCGGACATCCTGCAAGCCCTGGTCCTCCCACAGGGCCCCTGA